The Opisthocomus hoazin isolate bOpiHoa1 chromosome 18, bOpiHoa1.hap1, whole genome shotgun sequence region CCTCCTCCACCCCGACAGCCGCTGCCTTCaaagcacctcctcctcctaTACGTTGCCCTCATTTCCAGTATCTTTGGGTTGAAAAATGGCCGGGGAGGGTTTGGCACAGGACCCTTGCGCGGATTATTCAACAATTGTTTCCCATTTTGCGCCCTCGCCTGCCTCATCCTCCAGTAACAATGACGAAGAGCGGCGCGGAGCCAGCGCCCGCGGCAGGGGTGTTGAGATCAGGGACAGCACAAAAATATCTTCTCTCTGGAACAAATATTTACCAACCCTTCTGCCTTTTGTTCTTGTGGTTctcatatattattttttttttaattttttttttttttttttttcttttccagacattCACTGGCAAAATGTCACACCAAGCAGCAACCCAGAAACTTCGGGGTAGCTGCTTGGCtgctctgggctttgtttttctcGCGCGCTAATTGTTAATGAATTTCCAGCCATTCAAGCCAACGCAAACCTGTGAGAAAACGATCTTTGCGGCCCCAATTTCGGAGCTTTATGGCACTTCGCAAAACCCGGGCGGCTGCCGAGCCAAACGCGCATCGTCCCGCGGCGTGGTGGAGCCGTCCCCGGGTGGGACGTGGCAGAGCCGGACCGGGGGGCTTTGGGGGTTCTGAGCTCCCAGCATCGCTCCGGGGGCTGCAGCGGCGCGGACCCCTCTGCCGGGATGGGGGTGAGCTAAACAGGGGTGCAGGCCGTGGTCCCCTCATCCCTGCTGGCTCCTCACAGATCGttcctctcccctctctgccccgtggcagGTTTTTCTTGTTTGGCTTCAAAACCATAAACCCTCTCACATCCGCTTTTATGGCGGCCAAACAAGAGCACGTGGGTAGTTTATGGGTGTTGTGTTTaaagaagggagggggaaaaacctCCTCTTCTGGCACATGAACTTACATCTTCGGTTAAAAATTAAACTTAGCCATAAAACCCCGACGTAGGAGCGAGCGGAGCTCACCCCACGGGTGCTGCCGGGCTGCCGCCCCGTGCCCAGCCGCCCCGCCGGTCCCCGTCCCCTCCTGTCTGCCCCGGGATGGCCACACcaccccccgctcgcccccgccgcctcctGCCCCTCTCTCTGGGGCTCTTCCAGGGCACCCTGCTCCTCTTCTTCACCCTCTTCATCACTTACAACGAGCCCTCGGCACGGGCGGAGGATGCCAGCTTGGTGGCCAACCAGCTCTACGGCATCTTCCCCTTCTTCCAGGACATCCAGGTGAtgctggtggtggggctggggctccTGCTGACGTTCCTGCCCCGCTACGGTCTCAGTGCCCTCGCCCATAACTTCCTGCTGCTCAGCTTCTCCACGCAGTGGGCGCTGGTGCTGCAGGGCTTGCTCCATCACTTCCACCACGGCCAGGTCCACCTGGACCTCCATGACCTCCTCACCGCTGAGTTTGCCGCCGTGACAGTGCTCATCTCCATGGGAGCCATCCTGGGGAGGACCAGCCCCTGCCATCTCCTCGTCTTGGCCGTCTGCGAAGTCCCCGTCTACCTCATCAGCGAGTGGGCCATCACCACCCGTCTGGGGGTCCTGGACGTGGGGGGCACCATCACAATCCATGTCTTCTCCTGCTATTTTGGCCTCGGTGTGTCCAAGGCTCTCTTTGGGGCAGGGCGGCAGCCGGTGCACCCCAAGGAAACCCCAACACCCCGCTCCGACCTCCTGACCCTCGTGGGGACACTCATCCTCTGGGTCTTCTGGCCCAGCTTCGTGGCCATCCTCTGCCAACTGGGAGATACCCAGCACCACGCAACCCTGAACACCCTCCTGGCCATGAGTGCCAGCGCCGTCACCACCGTGGTGGCCTCCAGCCTGCTGGAGAGTGACGGCAAGCTCAGCCCCAGCCACCTGCAGAACGGCAGCCTGGCCGGCGGGGTGGCCATCGGCGCGGTGGCCAACATGGCCGTGCCACCGGTGGCCGCCctcgccctgggcagcctctcaGCCGCGGCGTGAGTCCTCGGCATCAGGTTCCTCACGCCGCTCCTGGCGAGGAAGCTCACGCTCCGTGACCAGTGAGGCATCCACAACCTCCACGGCTCGCCCGGCATCCTCGGCGCCGTGGCCAGCGCCGTAGCCATCCTGGTGGCACCTGAGGACACCTCCGGGTCCCACTTCTCCGGGGGCAATGCCAGCGAGGCGGCTTGGGGACGGTGGGGGGAccgcggggcgggcaggcgggcgctgtgccaggcggcggggctggcggtggcCGTCGGCGGCTCGCTGCTCGCTGGGCTGCTTGCCGGCACCGCGCTCCGGCTGCCCTGCCTGGCCCGGCCACCCGAGCGGCTCTGCTTCGACGACGCGCTGGATTTTATGATCCAGGATCGGGACGGGAGCTCGGGGACGGGTGGCACCGCCGAGGAAGGAGCCCTGGCTCTGAGGGAGCGGGTTTAGGCATCGGCGGGCGCGCGGCCGCGGCAAGGGCCGGGGGACCGGCTCAGGGTTCAGCCCTTTGTGTCCCCGTCACTGGTgggcagcggcgggcaggggACGCTGCCTGTGCCCAAGCCCAGCTCCGGCTGCAGAGGATGCTGGCAGCACCAGGGCAGCACCTCGGTGCTGGTTCCTCCTCCGTCCCCCCACCCCGACGTTGAgatccccctcctctccccaggtTCCCTCAGTGATGGGAGAAGCCTTCCCAAGGTGTCTGTCCCGGGATGGCCGATACCCCCCGGCTCACCTGGACGGTCCCACCGTGGGGCACCGGTGCCGGGTGCTTcgctcccagcaggcagcatcaccCATGGTGCCCACCCAAACCCTCCAGCTCCCGCACGGGGGTCCCCTGCCCGTCACAGGCAGCACCCGGCAAGGGCTGCCGGATCGCTGGCTCCAGCTGCGGTTCCGGCCACGACATCAGCCCAGGGATTCGGCACCCACCGCCTGGAGGGTGGGAACGCAGCGGCGGGTGGAGGTGAGATGAGCTGAGCTGGCCTCAGGCGAGGGGTTTTACAGGGATTTGACACCCTGCGCAGGGCAAGCTGCTCTCCGGGAGACGCTGTGTGGGGAGGTGCCAGCTTTATTCGCCACCGGCGCAGCACGCAGCGATGAGGACGCAGCCCAAGGACCCTTGCAGAGAGCTGGGATGGAGGAGGCACCCGCACCCCACGGCACCCTCATCCCACCCCGAAGCTGGGGCTGGGAAAGCTGCGCCGGCATGCCAGGATGCTGGGGGGCCCCGAGTGAGAGCAGCGTCCCCGTCCCATCCCGCCCCGGGCAGCGAGCCGCTTCCAGCCCGCCGAGGACAAAGCCTGCGGTCCAGCGCTGGCACGCGGCGAgccgcgggcgcggggccgcatcctgcccggAGAGCGAGGGCCGTGATTcacatcccctcccctcccgccatCCTGCGCCGCCACGGATCCCGCTGCTGCCGAGACGACGTCGGCGACGCATGCGGCCTCCCAAGGGGGTCGAGGCAAacaacctcccccccccaaactccGGCCGCAGGAGCTGGGGGCTTTAAGCGCGGTTGGGGGTCCCCAACTCCAAGCcggtgggagcggggctggatCCCCTCCGCTCAGCGCAGACCCAGGCAGAGCCGACACCGAGAGGGAGCGAAGCTGGGGAATTCGCCCTCCAATAATCACAAACAGGCTGGGGTTTGGTTAATTGTTAGAATAAAATATTGCCGAGCTCTGACAAAGGaatcctgccccgcagcccggcgctgccgAACAATGGGCCCCGGCGCAGGATGCTGCGGGCTGAGCAGTGGGGCCGGGGGCCAcggtggcggggggctgcccggctccccccgctccccagccgaGCCCCTGGCTCCTCGGCGGCTCGGCACGGCCgtgcccggtgccggtgccgggagcCATCGCGCACCGCTGGCCGGTTTGGATGGAGAGCGGGGTCCGGCCGCTGCCTGGCTCCCGCGGGGCGTCGAGAGATGCCGGAGCCAGCGCCCGCCCGGGGAGCAGCGATAGCGTCGGGGCCCGCagcggcagcacccagccccggcACGCGCTGGGGCTCCCACGGAGCCCAGCATCCCCGTCCCGCTGGCATCCCCCCGCGCCGAGGGCTGGCGGCTCCGACGCCCGGCTCCAGCTCCGGCAACGGGGAGGAAGGCGGCCGCCGCCTCGGGGAGCAGCCGTGGAGTGGAACCATGTGCGCACACCCATGGATGTGCTTGCACACACACGTGTTCACCCACACACACCCGTGCACATGCGCACACGTTCATGCACTCACACAAAACCGTGTGCATGCACCCATGCACGCAGACATACATGCATGTACATGCACATACATGAACacgcacatacatacacacacgcacacacatatatgcatgaacacacacatacatgcacacacacatacatgcatgaacacacacatgcatgaaCATGCACATacatgcatgaacacacacatacatgcacacacacatgcatgaacacacacatgcatgaaCATGCACATAAATGCATGaaaacacacatacatgcatgAACACGcacatacatgcatgcacacacatacatgaacacacacatacatgcatgcacacacatacatacacacacatgcatgcacacacacatacatgcatgaACATGcacatacatgcatgcacacacacatgcatgcacgaacacacacacatgcatgaacATGCACATACAtgaacacacacatacatgcacgcacacatacatgcaggcacacacacatgcatgcaaacacacagacacGCACCCATACACACGTGCTCACACACGTACACGCGTGCATGGCCGTATACACGCACACGCGTGCACGCGCGGCCCCGAGGCTGCACCCCTCTCGCCGGCGTGGGAGCGACGCGGAGCTGCActccagcatcacccagcccGCGGCACCCAGCGAGGGAGCGGGCGATggggcgcggggagggagcgCACCCGGAGCTGAGCCCGGGCACACCCGGCCTCTCGGCTGGCACGTCCTGGCACGGGCACCCTGGCTCGCCGTGGCACAATCTGGTGGGCAGATGCTTCCAAAGCCAGCAAGGGGCCCAGGAAATGGGGGGTTCAGCACTTTCCCGCTGCCCAGAGGGGCCCAGGCACCCAGCATCCCATGGCCAGGGGTGGCAGGACCCACCTGGACCACGGCACGGATCCGTGCAGCCCCGGTCCCGGCTGTCCCCGTCCCCTGGGACCCACCGTCCCCGAACCGGAGCCGGGCAGCGATGCCGCTGGGTgtgccgccccgcgcccggctctCCCCGCTCCTCCCAACCAGCCCCTCTCCAAAGGACGGAGCAGTAAAATCTTCGGCCGAGCCCCGAGCGTTTATCACGCCGTAAATCTGGGCTTGCGACAGCTTTACGGTGCCGAGGGGAGACGGGAGAGAACAAAACGCTGCTCGGCTTCGTCAGATGCAGCCTGCGTGTGCCCGtgccccccgcgctggggctgccaggggaccccccccagcccagcttgcgagaggGGTGAGGACCCAAGCAGGGGGCTGATGTGGGCCAGGCACCCCCCCCATCACCGGCCAGGGGGGCTGCTGGCACCCCAAGACGGTGACAGCTCTGGGGCCGCTGCATTTCAGTGGGATGGTGATGGTGCAGAGGGGCCAAACGCGCTTTCAGTATTGGTTCGGCGGAAATCCAGCAGCCACTGTCCCCTGGCATCACCTGCAGGCATGGTACCCCACCATGGTCGCCAGGCGTGGCACCCCACGATGGTCCCCAGGCACGGTACCCCACCATGGTCCCCAGGCATGGTACCCCACCACGGTCCCCAGGCGTGGCACCTCACCATGGTCCCCAGGCACGGTACCCCACCACGGTCCCCAGGCATGGTACCCCACCATGGTCCCCAGGTGTGGCACCCCACCATGGTCCCCAGGCGTGGCACCCCAGCACAGTCCCCAGGTGTGGTACCCCACCATGGTCCCAGGCACGGTACCCCAGCACGGTCCCCCAGCACGGTCCCCAGGCACGGTACCCCACCATGGTCCCCAGGTGTGGCACCCCACCATAGTGCCCAGGCACGGTACCCCACCATGGTCCCCAGGCGTGGTACCCCAGCATGGTCCCCAGGCACGGGCCCTTGTCACCGACCCCGGGCATGGTCCCCCGGGCACAGTCCCCCGGTGccctgggctctgctgctgcctcccagctcagcTCGCAGCCGGGCTGGGATGCGGGATGCCAGCCCTGGCAAGGAGcacccgtccccatccccgtccccgcgGTCCCCGCAGCGCTCGCCGCCGACCCCCATCTCCCGGCGGGCCCCTGCCGGGGTTGCAAAACAAGCGTTGAGGGGAGGAAGCCGTGACTGCGCTGTTTGCGCGGCGCTCGGATGCATCTGGCGAGGCGATCAGCACATGGCACGGGGCGGGCGCACGGCGAGCgacctcccacccccccccccgtgctcTAACACACGCGTGTGCAGCCCTTGCACACGCACCACGTCCCGCCCCGCAGCATGCCCACGTGGGATCCCCGCACCCAGGCCGCCGGCGAGGTGGGTgccgcggggcagcggccggTTGGCAGCGGCACCCGGGGGGGGCCACGGCGGCAGCGGCTGCTGGAGCCACATCAGAGcagcccccccgtcccctccccgagcagccgggagcgtgcggcgctgccCTCGAAGGAAATGCGCTCACTCCCATGTGCTGCGCACTTGGGTTCGCCTCGCTGCTATTTTTATTTGACTTTGCAGGGCCCGTTTCCTTTTTCCGGCTGTTTTTGCCGTGATTCCACCATCGCTTCGACCTcgcttttcccctccctccctttaGCCTCTTCCttcactctttccttcctttccatgCACTCATTCCtgccgccgcgccgggctccatctccccccccccccacagccgcTGCTCGCAGCGAGCTCACGGCAAgtgcatccagtgctgggctccccagttcaaaaaggtgaggagctactggagagagtccagcggagggctgcgaggatgaggaggggactggagcatctctgctacgaggagaggctgagggagctgggcttgttcagcctggagaagagaaggctgcgaggggaccttagaaatgcccataaatatctgcggggggggggtcaggaggacggggccagactctttccagtggtgcccagcgacaggacaaggggcaacgggcacaaactggagcagaggaagctccagctgaacccgaggaagaacttcttccctctgagggtgccggagccctggcccaggctgcccagggaggctgtggagtctccttctctggagatattccagccccgcctggccgtggtgctgtgccccctgctctgggtgaccctgcttgggcagggggttgggctgggtgacccatagaTGCCGAAAAAAGCAGGGAGTCACCCTGTCCCAAGCCACCGTCCCGCTCATGCCAGTGCACAAACCACTGGGTCTTGCCGGGGCGTTGTGGTGGGCACGGACGTGCCGTGCCACCGCGGCACAGCACGTCCGTGCCCACCACAACGCCCCGGCAAGACCCCCAGCCCCATTCCCGGGGGGGGAATAAGAAAGAAAACTCCAATCCAAACCAGTGCAAAACGTTccctgaggaggaggatggagctgggaggaagcatggTGGGGCCGGGAACGCGGAACTGATGGCAGCACGGAGCAGCTCCGGGAGGCCTCCAGCATCGGGATGTGCTGAACCCCCGCTCCCCAGCTGGGTCCCGCCGTCGGTGCCAGCCTGTCCCGTGCCACGCAGATGGCATCTCCCGGGGCCCACgggccctgcagggaccccacaAGAGCGGCATCCCcagcctgcacccccaaaccagGGTCCCTATCCTGCCTCGCCAAGCCAAGGGGCCCATCCTGCACCCTGCTAAACCCCAGAGTGCCAGGGGGGGCTTCTGTGACCCACCCAGGCAatgcagccccccccccatgctcccctcccagcccagTGCCCGGAGGCAGGGGGTGGGCAAGGACCCCCGAGCAtcccctgcccttcccctccctgcatcCAGCCGCTTGAACCCCCCGGGAAAACTGCCCCCCTCATCCCCTCCAAGGCCCACGGGTGGGGGTCCCCACTCCCCGgcagcacccacagccaccccgcaggagaggggggggggccgAAGCCCCGCTGGGACCCGGGGGATGGCGGCGGGGACAGGCGGCCGCGGCAGCGCAGCCCGCTGCTGCCACCTCGTGTcccgcagccccggagcccgGCCCCGCACACGGCCGTGGCAGCGTGCTCCCGCGGGGagagcggcggggggggctggggacactggggaaactgaggcagggccgaagccacccccccacccccccggcgcGGCTCGGGGAGGGGCAACGGCCTCCGGGaaagcagctcccgcagcagagCCCCGTCCTCCATCGCCCGCGCAGGGGGGGAGGGTGCGGGATGGGGTCCGGGGAGCAGGGGTGTGGGCACAGCGGGCTGAGACAGGAGGGCACGGTGCCCACCGCCGCTGCCCGCAACATCCAGGGCTGGCACGGACCCCGCACCGTGCCCAGACCCCACACCGTGCCCAGACCCCACACCGTGCCCAGACCCCACACCATACCCGGATCCCGCACCGTACCCAGCGCCTGCACCATGCCTGGACCCTGCACCGTGCCCAGACCCTGCACCATACCCAGACCCTGCACTGTACCCAGATCCCACACCGTACTCACCCCCTGCACCATCCCTGGACCCTGCACCGTGCCCAGACCCCACACCGTACCCAGCCCCTGTACCATGCCCAGACCCCGCACTGTGCCCAGCCCCTGCACCGTGCCAGCCCCATCCACAGCACAAGAGCCCCCGGGGCATCAGACAAAGCACCCAAAGGGCTTCCAGGGAAGGAGAGCTTTAATTTCTGGCTTCCCAGAGACTGTTTGCCACCCAAcaggggagcggggacccccagcCAGGGCGCTGGCAAAGCACCGTGGTGAGAGAGGATGCTCCTCAGCTCACCGAACCCCACAGTCCCCCGGGCCCAGCtcaccggtgggtgctggggcaccCGCAGTGCCAGGCAGCCGCGTCCCTCTGCGGTGCTGCCCACCCCGGAGGCCAAGCCTTGGCCTCGAGACCCCGCAGCTGCCCGGGGTTTTGCTGTTTATCAGCAGGCACCGGCGCTGCCCAGGCTTCCCCGGGTGCCCGGGGATGCACCGCGGGTGCCCGGCTGCTCTGCGCGTCCCAGCAGTGCGACGGGGACGCGTGTCCCTCTCCGCAGCCCAGCCACCCTCAGAGCCCCACCGCCAGCACAGCCCTCCAAGCCGTGGCCCCACACATCCTCTTTCTGCCCCGAAAAGCGACCGTTGTCCCCAAGAAAGCAGCAGGTGATGGTGGGGCCCAGAAGCATTGCAGAAATCCAACGCCTCCTTTTCTCAGCTCTCCCTCTTCTTCTCCCCCAGGTTTCTGGAGCTCCAGCTTCCAGCCGCGGCCACCCCACGGCAAACcgaccccccagcccccgccgcacGCGAGGGCCGGTGCCCGGGTACCGCGTGGACCAGGAGGACGAACTCAACTCGGGCACCCGCCGGTAGCAACGCCGCTGCCTTCAGGGTTGAATTTGCCCCAGGTTTCCAAAGAAGACGCCGGCAGCCACCGTGCCGGAGCCGCGCATCCCTCCGGCACGCGGCGAGGGCGTCCCTACGAGTCCCGTGGGGTGCCGTGGGGTGCGTGCAGGGCGTAGAGCTTCTCCCAGCAGGTCGCCAGCCTCTCCGCCTTCCTCCCGATCTCCCGCAGCTTCTTCCTCCTGCGGCCGGGTCCCCcgtgccggggctgtgccgggctgtgCGGGGGGCTCTGCGGTCGGCGTGACGAGGGAGCAGaaacaccccaccaccaccacgcagGCGTTAGACAAGGGGGGGACAAAGCCACCGTCCCAGCACCGAGGACATCGCCGAGGACATCACACCCCGCGCACGTGGGGCTTGCGTGGGCAAAGCCGCAGGTTGGCGCGGGCGAACGGCCCGTGGCCACGCCAAGGACGTGCTCTCAGGTCCCCAGGGGTCCCCAGAGCTggccgtgtgcccccccccccgagctggcAGCACATCCACAGGCCAGGGTCGGGTCTGCGGGTGCCTTTCCAGAGCAGCGGCACCTCCATCCCACCACGCCAGCCAGCCCCCGGGCACGGCGAGCCCCGGGTGATTGCCCCGGCGATGGTGGGCAGGAGGACCCCAGCACCGCGCCAGAGCCGGGGAGCCCCGGGGTTTCCCCGTTAGTTAATGAGTTGCTGGTGGCTGCCGTCGGGGGATCCCCGGTGGGGTTTCCCCAGCAGAGCTCCCGGGATGCTGGGGGAGCCCAGACCGGTCCTTTGGGGAGAAATCCCAGGTGCTGCCTACGAGCACCCGGGCGCAAGAGCAGGACTGGGTGCGCCCACCCGCCGGGCGAGCATCCCACCGGGACAAGGCTCCGTGTTCCCATCATGGCTTGGGTGGACAAGTTCAACTGGGAGCTGGTGGTAAAAAACCACCAGTTTGCCCCACGCTGCTGGAGCCGGAGTTCCCTCCCCAACCAGTTTAAAGCTCATCAGGCCGAGCCGTCAGCATTCCCCAGCCACCAACCCAGCACGGACCTTCAGACCCCGGGACACTGCGGGCAGAGCCTGGGGACTCCTCACGGgcagccaggagagcagggctctaCCCACAGCCCGCGTGCTGGGGAACTGGGAGCCACTGGGGTGACTGGGAAAGGGCAGGGGTCCCACCTTGCTGATTTTCCTGCAGTTCTCCCTGAGCACGAAGTCGGTGGTCCTGGCCACCTTCCACACGGCCAGCTCCTCGGGGCCGCGCAGGGTGCCGGCTGCCACCTCCCGCAGGGACATGCTGATGTTGTGGATGGCCAGCAGGATCTTCTGCTCCTGGGGAGGGGACAAGCACACGGCCCCGGGTGGGGAGAGCGGCTGGAGGGCTccccggggggctcagcccacACGATgccccagccccaggtcccttGGTGCTCACCTTGTTGGAACGACAAGCCGGCCCGGCCCTTCCGCTCCTGTCTGCCGACCCGCTCAGGTTTTTCTGGAGAAATAAAGCACGGAGAAGACCAGGCACCCCGAAGCATCGGTGCCTCCCGCGtggggctacaaggatgatgaggggactggaacatctcccctacgaggagaggctgagggagctgggcttgttcagcctgaagaggagaggGCTGCGGGGGCACCTAGTGAATGCttgtaaatgtctgcagggtgggtgtcgggaggatggggccgggctcttttcagtggtgcccagtgacaggacgggGGGCGATGGGCGcgggctggggcacagggagttccgtctg contains the following coding sequences:
- the C18H20orf204 gene encoding uncharacterized protein C20orf204 homolog → MRSPSFNTEVETILPRALSCAVLLLLLVAVLSRGKRCSIARILRQYRAVIFHEIQNLKNLSGSADRSGRAGPACRSNKEQKILLAIHNISMSLREVAAGTLRGPEELAVWKVARTTDFVLRENCRKISKSPPHSPAQPRHGGPGRRRKKLREIGRKAERLATCWEKLYALHAPHGTPRDS